The Pseudomonas sp. DG56-2 genome contains a region encoding:
- a CDS encoding Rieske 2Fe-2S domain-containing protein — MTKLAELSIENSQRTHRYARGWHCLGDAADYRDGKLHTLNIFGTRLVAFANSQGAISILDAHCPHMGADLSQGTIENDTVVCPFHHWKYDSSGKCVDIPYCKRIPPKAKTRSWLTCEENNLLFIWNNPEGRPPKEGVVIPHLEEMDDSEWIHEWNIDTMLIETNPRELVDNLVDAQHFGPVHGTPTKYFANVFEGHIGRQIFHGDSERLGGDLIAPSAYYGPATHFTHLSSMFGEARVHAILLNSHVPVSPDSFQLRFGCMVKRVPGWSEEQNREVAQAYVMGNRASFYQDVDIWKHKIRIDKPVLAENDGPVYQLREWYEQFFTDEDLVPASMAERREIVTVDER, encoded by the coding sequence ATGACGAAACTCGCTGAACTCAGCATCGAAAACAGCCAGCGCACCCATCGTTATGCGCGTGGCTGGCACTGCCTGGGCGATGCCGCCGACTACCGTGACGGCAAACTGCACACGCTGAACATCTTCGGCACCCGTCTGGTGGCGTTCGCCAACAGCCAGGGCGCAATCAGCATTCTCGATGCCCATTGCCCGCACATGGGCGCCGATCTGTCCCAGGGCACCATTGAAAACGACACCGTGGTTTGCCCGTTCCACCACTGGAAGTACGACAGCAGCGGCAAATGCGTGGACATTCCCTACTGCAAGCGGATTCCCCCCAAGGCCAAGACGCGCAGCTGGTTGACCTGCGAAGAAAACAACCTGCTGTTCATCTGGAACAACCCGGAAGGCCGGCCGCCGAAAGAGGGCGTGGTGATACCGCACCTGGAGGAAATGGACGACAGCGAGTGGATTCATGAGTGGAACATCGACACCATGCTCATCGAAACCAACCCGCGCGAACTGGTCGACAACCTGGTCGATGCTCAGCACTTCGGCCCTGTCCATGGCACCCCAACCAAATACTTCGCCAACGTCTTCGAAGGCCATATCGGCCGGCAGATTTTCCATGGCGACTCCGAGCGCCTCGGGGGCGACTTGATTGCGCCGTCAGCCTACTACGGCCCGGCTACGCACTTTACTCACCTGAGTTCGATGTTCGGAGAGGCGCGGGTACACGCCATTCTACTCAACAGCCACGTACCGGTATCGCCCGACAGTTTCCAACTGCGCTTTGGTTGCATGGTCAAGCGTGTGCCAGGCTGGAGCGAGGAGCAGAACCGCGAAGTGGCGCAGGCCTATGTCATGGGCAACCGCGCTTCGTTCTATCAGGACGTGGATATCTGGAAGCACAAGATTCGTATCGACAAACCGGTACTGGCTGAAAACGACGGTCCGGTTTACCAGTTGCGCGAGTGGTACGAGCAGTTTTTCACCGATGAAGACCTGGTGCCGGCAAGCATGGCCGAGCGTCGCGAGATTGTAACCGTCGACGAGCGTTGA
- a CDS encoding DUF1329 domain-containing protein: MTERNSFAPKALAERRAWLLLLLLGCAAASPVYAAPEDAVRLGSELTCVGADKSGNADGSIPPFSGQWLGVPPHVQFKGTGNHPVDPYADEKPLFVITAENLGQYNDYLSDGQKALFKLYPTSYKIPVYPTHRDFRFADSVCAATRENANVARLVDDGEGVVGKTGGTPFPVPRSGLELLKNASTFTLRAWTEEYVSDNAYVLKDGNINWGRVHSRNLAPALQPGKIGETVGNSSFYLNETLLPQRDKGEINTGTEFWNDKTEPRQSWRYDPGTRRVRQSPGYGFDMAFPGSGGSITVDEVRLFNGSGQRYDWKIVGKREMFIPYNTYRLHAANLKYADLLTPGHINPDAMRYERHRVWELEGTLKPGYRHLYGKRKLYIDEDTWFPMLADNYDNRGELWRTSMVNYFYAYESQVPQAGVGLYHDLNAGSYLAFNLINEQRNGYVLNKGGFSPRDFGPEAARRAGQ; this comes from the coding sequence ATGACCGAGCGTAATTCCTTCGCCCCCAAGGCACTGGCCGAGCGCCGCGCCTGGCTGCTACTCCTGCTGCTGGGGTGCGCCGCTGCGAGCCCTGTGTACGCCGCTCCCGAGGATGCCGTGCGGCTGGGCAGTGAGCTGACCTGTGTGGGCGCAGACAAGAGCGGCAACGCCGACGGCAGTATTCCGCCCTTCAGTGGGCAGTGGCTGGGGGTGCCGCCGCATGTCCAGTTCAAGGGCACCGGCAACCATCCGGTCGACCCCTATGCTGATGAGAAGCCGCTGTTCGTGATAACGGCAGAAAACCTTGGTCAGTACAACGACTACCTGTCTGACGGGCAGAAAGCCTTGTTCAAGTTGTATCCGACCAGCTACAAGATCCCGGTCTATCCCACCCACCGCGACTTTCGCTTCGCCGACTCGGTTTGCGCGGCAACGCGCGAAAACGCCAACGTGGCGCGCCTGGTGGACGATGGCGAAGGGGTCGTGGGCAAGACCGGTGGCACACCGTTTCCGGTGCCGCGCAGTGGCTTGGAGCTGCTGAAAAATGCCTCGACCTTTACCTTGCGCGCCTGGACCGAGGAATACGTGTCCGACAACGCCTATGTGCTCAAGGACGGCAATATCAACTGGGGCCGGGTGCACTCTCGCAACCTCGCGCCCGCGCTGCAGCCGGGCAAAATCGGCGAAACCGTGGGCAACTCATCGTTCTACCTCAACGAAACCCTGCTGCCACAGCGTGACAAAGGTGAAATCAATACCGGCACCGAGTTCTGGAACGACAAGACCGAGCCGCGTCAAAGCTGGCGCTACGATCCTGGTACCCGCCGGGTGCGTCAGTCGCCAGGCTACGGTTTCGACATGGCCTTCCCGGGCTCCGGCGGCTCGATCACGGTGGATGAAGTGCGGCTTTTCAACGGCTCCGGGCAGCGCTATGACTGGAAGATCGTCGGCAAACGCGAAATGTTCATCCCCTACAACACCTACCGTTTGCACGCAGCCAACCTCAAGTACGCCGACCTGCTGACACCAGGGCACATCAATCCTGATGCCATGCGCTACGAGCGCCATCGTGTCTGGGAGCTCGAGGGCACGCTGAAACCGGGTTATCGCCATCTGTACGGCAAGCGCAAGCTGTACATCGATGAAGACACCTGGTTCCCGATGCTGGCCGATAACTACGACAACCGTGGCGAGCTGTGGCGCACCTCGATGGTCAACTATTTCTATGCCTATGAATCTCAAGTGCCGCAGGCCGGGGTTGGCCTTTATCACGACCTCAACGCTGGCAGCTACCTGGCGTTCAACCTGATCAATGAACAGCGTAATGGTTACGTGCTCAATAAAGGCGGCTTCAGCCCGCGTGATTTCGGCCCGGAAGCGGCGCGCAGGGCAGGGCAGTAA